AGGTCACCACTGGCCAGCAGGCGGCCCTGGTCACTGTTGTCCAGGCGCTCGCCGCTCAGGTCGATCTGCCGGCTCGACACTTCACCGCCGCGGTTATCCAGTCGCCCGACCTGCAGGTCCAGGGCGCGGGTGGCGCCCACCAGCCCCTCCTGGCGGTTGTCCAGGCTGGCGGCCTTGAGGGTCATCTGCCCTTCGGCCAGCAGTATTGCGCCCTGGTTGTCGGCGTGCCCGCTGACCTGCAGTTGGCTGTCGCCACGGCTGTGCAACTGACCGTCGCGGTTGTCCAGACTGGCGCTGCGGCTGTCGATGGCTGCAGCCGAGATCAGCCCCTTGACGTTGGCCAGGGCCTGCTCGATGCGCAGGGTCAGGGCCTGATTGCTCAGGAGCTTGCCGGCACCGTTGTCCAGTTCCCGGGCGTTGAGGCTGAAGGCCTTGGCCCCGGAGATTTCACCGCTGCGGTTGTCCACCCGGTCGAGGTTGCGCAACAACAACTGCCCCGGGGTGTGCAGGTTGCCGCCCTGGTTGTCCAGCAGGCCATGGTTCAGGTCCAAGGTCAGGTCGGCGTTGCTGAACAGCTCGCCGCCCTGCTGCTGCAGACCAGTGATGCTGGCATTGAGGGCCTGGTCGCTGCCGATCCGGCCCTGGTTGTTGGTCAGTTGGGCAGTGGTCAGGGTCAACTGCCCGGCACTGGTCAGGCTGCCGCCCTGGCTGTTGTCGAAAGCGCCGGTGCCCAGGCGGGCATCGGCCTTGGCGCTGATCACGCCCTTGTCGCTGTTGTTCAGGCTGGTGCTGTCCAGGGTCAGCCCCTGCTCGGCGACGATCGAGCCGCCCTGGTTGAGCAGCGCCCCGCGGCTGTCGAGGCTCAGGGCCCGGGCACCGGTCAGGCGTCCGCCGCGGTTGTCCAGGCTGCCAACCTTGAGGGTCAGCAGGTCTTCGCCGCTGATCAGGCCGCGCTGGTTGTCCAGGGCTGCGCTCAGGGTCAGCAGCAACGGCTTCTGGCTCACCAGCTGGCCGCCGCTGTTGTCCAGGCTGTCGCCACTCAGGGTCAGCCCTTGCTTGCTGAACAACAGCCCCTGGTTCTGGTTGATGACCCGGGCCACCTGGAGCAGCAGGCGCTGGTCCGCCAGGACCTTGCCGCCATCACTGTTGTTCAGCCCCTGGCCGTTGACCTGCACTTCCCCCTGGCCCGACAGTGCACCACCACGGTTATCCACCTCGACGACGTCCAGGGTCAGGGCCTTGAGGGAGGCCACCAGGCCCTGGTCCCGGTTATCCAGGGACTGGCCCTGCAGATGCAGAACGCCTTCGGCCACCAGCTCGCCGCCATGCTGGGCAAGGCTGTCCACCTGGGCATGGAGTTCGCCTTTGCTGGCGATGCGGCCAGCGTGGTTGAGCACCTCGCCGCTGTTCAGCGTCAGGGTTGAAGTGGCGCTGAGCAGGCCACCGCTGTTGTCCAGGCGGTTGCCTTCGACGGTGACGGCGGTCCGGCTTTCCAGGCGGCCCTTGTCGCGGTTATCCACGTCACGACTGTGCAGGCCCAGGGCCTGATCGGCATGTATCACCCCACCGCGGTTGTCCGCACTCTCGCCGCGCACCACCAGGGTGTCGCTGCCGGAAATCCTGCCCTTGCGGTTGTCCAGTTGCCCGGCCTGTACTTCCATGGCCTGGTTAGCCTGAATCAAGCCCCTGTCCTGGTTGTCGAGACGCCCGGCGACCTGGACCTCCAGGCGCTTCTCGCTGCGCAGGTTACCGGCCTTGCTGTTGTCCAGGGATGCGGCCTGCACCTTCAGCAAGCGCTCCGCCCCCAGGGCACCGCCACGGTTGTCGATGGCCCCGCTGGCGTTGATATCCAGGGTTTCACCGGCCATCACCAGCCCGGCGACGTTGTCCAGCGCCGCCAGTTGCAGGCGAACCTGGCTCAGGCTGCTGAGCTCGCCGTGGCGATTGCCCAGGTGGCCGATCTCGGCCTTGAGTTGGCCGTCGCTGGTGATCAGGGCATTGTGGTTCAGCACCTGGGTGGCCTGCAGTTCCAGGCTGTCGCTGCTCAGGACCCGGCCCTGGTTCTGGTTGTCCAGAGTGCCGGCGCTGACCTTCACCTGATGCTGGCCACTAAGGGTACCGCCCCGGTTGTCCAGGGTCTGGGCCGTGTTCAGGGTCAGGTCGCGGCTGGCGATAATGCTCTTGCCGCGGTTGTCGAGATCCCGGGCGTTGAGGCTGATATCGCCGTTGGCGTTGCGAGAGTTATCGGCATTGACCCCGGCTTCGATGATGCCCTGGTTGCTCAGTTGGCCACCGCTGTCCAGCTGGATGCTGTCGCGGGCGGCGAGGGTTTTCTGGCTGCTCAGGTCGCCCCGGGTCTGTACCTTGAGTTCGCTGCCGGCGTAGACCGCGCCCTGGGCCTCCAGGCTGCCGGCCTTGATCGCCACCGCGCCCTTCTCGGCAGTGGCGTCGGCCATGCGCAACTGGCCGTTGGCATCCAGTTGGATATCACCGCCACTGGCGATCAGCTTGCCGTCGAGCTTCACCCCGACCCCGGCTTCAGTGCCCACCAGCTTGATCGCCCCGGCGTACATGCCGCCGAGGGCTGATGAGTCGATGGCCAGTTGCGGTGCATCCACCGGGTTGGCGGTGCGGGCCGTGGCGTTCAAGGTCTTGGCGTCGACGTCGTTGGCCCCGGCGATCACCGCCAGGTGCCGGGCCTGGATCTCGGCGTTGATCTTGGCGCTGCGGGTGATGATTTCGAACTGGTCGATATTGCTCACGTTGAGGCCTGCACCCTCGATGGCGACGCTGCCCTGGTCCACTTGGTAACGCTGGAGCTGGCCGTTCTCGATCACCGGCTTGCCGGTGGTCAGGGTGGCTTTCGGGGTGTTGATGAAGCCGCAGCCGTTGCAGGTCACGCCGTAGGGGTTGGCGACAATGACATGGGCCGCTTGCCCGGCCACTTCGGTGTAGCCCTTGAGCTGGCTGGGGCTGCCGCCGTTGACCTCGTTGAGGATCACATTGGCCGCGCGGCCACCCAGGTTGGAGTTGCCGAGAATGATTCCACCGAGCTGGGTTTCCTGGGTGCGGCCGGTGGCGTTGTTGAGGATCAGCCCCTGCTGGCCGACGTTGTAGTCGCTGAACTTGTTGTGCGACAGGCCGCTGCCATTGGGCGTGGCAATGTTGACGATGGGCACGCCATTGCCGGCCTGTCCCAGTGTTGTACCGCTGCCGTTGACCACGATGCCGTCGGCCATCGCCACCAGCGGCTGCCAGAACATCATGTTGGCCAGGACGAACGCCAGGCTGCGCTTGGACAAGCCGCAGAACGAATCACGGGATTGCAGGACAGCAGAGGGTTGCTGGGCCAGGAAGGTGAAGTGGCGAACGTCCATGTCAGTCTCTTAGCAATGCAGGAGCACAAGCCCCTGGAGCCTTCATCCTGAAGGCCCATGGCGAGGAAAAATTGATTTCGGCAAGCAGGGTCGAACTGGCAGCCCCTCGATGCCTGACAGGCAAAACGGAACCAGAAAGAAGCAGAGTGCGAGCAGAAATGATATCAATTCAATATCAAAATACTAAATAGCCACTATTCTGGCGTCAATCTTTCATTCGCCTCGCTGTCGTTTCCCTGGGCTTTATCCAGGCATTTTCAGCCTGATGAATAATCCTCATTCCCACTATCCATTGGCTGGATAATTACCCGCCGGCTACGCTGCTGCCCATAAAAACAACAACGGGAATCGGGCCGTGCGAGAAACCACCCAGCACTTTCGTCAGCAATACCGAGCGGCAGTCAGTCCGCGCTACAACCCCTGGCTGCATGGCGGCTTTGTCCTGGCCTATGGCCTGCTGTGCATCGGCCTGCTATGCAGCACCCTGAGCCAGGTGCAGCCCCTGGAATGGCTGGCGGTGCCGCTGGCGCTGCTGTTCTTCAACCTGTGCATCTACGTGGTGCACCGCTGGCTGGGGCATCACAAGCAGCGCTTCGCGCGGATGTTCTATGCCCGCCATACCGGCGACCACCACAGCTTCTTCGCCCCCGGGCTGATGGCTTATGAAGGCTACCGGGACTGGCGGGTGATTCTGTTTCCGGCCTGGCTGATCGTGGTGCACAGCCTGCTCTTCGCCCTGCCCCTGTGGGCGCTGCTGCGCCTGTGGAATGGCAACGTGGCGGCGCTGTTCGCCAGTTGCACCCTGCTCGGCTACCTGGCCTACGAGGTGTTCCATGCCTGCGAGCACCTGCCCGCCAATCACCCCCTGGCGCGCCTGCCCTGGGTGCGGCAGATGCGCCGCCTGCACGAACTGCATCACCGCCGCGAGCTGATGCAGGAGCGCAACTTCAATATTGTCCTGCCGCTGATGGACTGGCTGTTCGGTACCCTGCACTGGCAACCGCAAGAGCCGCCCGCCGTCACTTCCACCCCTGACGAGGCCACGCCCATGACCCGCATGCAGCACCAGGTCGACATCCCCCGCAGCGCCGCCAGCACCCTGGCCTATGCCGCCAGCTCGCGGCTCTGGCCACAGTGGCACCCCTCCTCGCTTAAGGTCGAGGGCGCCGAAGGCCCGCTGTTCGCCGGGCAAGGCTTCGAGGAAGACATCCATGCCGGCGGGCGCAGCGGCCACCTGAGCTGGACGGTCGAGGAGTACCTGCCCGGGCACCGCTGGCGTGCCAGCGCCCGGGGCGATCACGGCCTGCACCTGCAGGTGACCTACGAATGCCAGCCCCTGGGGGCGCAGCACACGCGCTTCGTGCGGACCCTGGAGTACGGCTTTGACAACCTGCTGATGCGCCTGGGCAATCAGCTGTTATTCAAGCGACGGATAGAACGGGAATCCGCCGCCTCATTGCTGGCATTGTGCGAGATGGCCCAGCAAGCTATCCCGCTGCCCGCCACCGAGGCCCCCGGCCGCCCGTCCTGAGGCCGCCCCGACAGGAGTCATTGCATGAATCAGATTGCCCCCCGCCGCTTCAGCGGCCTGCGGATTGTCCTGCTGGTGCTGCTGGCCGTCCTGGCCTTCCTGCTGCTGATGCCGACCAGGGTCCAGCCGGTGGCCTGGAACCCGGCGCCGGCGCCGTCCCTGAGCCAGGGGCCGTTTGCCGAGAACCAGAAGCTCAAGGCCGTGCAGCCGGTGGGCGCCCGGGACATCGACGGCCCCGAAGCCCTGCTGCTGGAACACGAACAACTGCTCAGCGGCCTGCATGACGGCCGGGTGATCCAGAGCAGCCTCGACGGCAGTGCGCTCAAAGTGCTGGTCAATACCGGCGGCCGGCCCCTGGGCCTGGCCCGGCACCCGGACGGGCGCCTGATCATCGCCGATGCCATCAAGGGCCTGCTGGCCCTGGACAGCCAGGGCCAGTTGCAGACCCTGAGCACCGAGGCCAAGGGCCTGAAGTTCGGCTTTACCGACGATGTGGCGGTCGATGCCGCGGGGCGCTACGCCTACTTCAGCGACGCCACCAGCCGCTGGGGCTATGGCCATGACGGCGAAGCGGTGATCGAGCACGGCGCCGATGGCCGCCTGCTGCGCTACGACTTCCAGAGCGGCACCACCGAGGTGCTGCTGGACCGCCTGGAGTTCGCCAACGGCATTGCCCTGGGGCCGGACGAGGCCTATGTGCTGGTCAATGAAACCGGCGCCTACCGCATCAGCCGCTACTGGCTCAAGGGTGACAAGGCCGGCAGCCACGACCTGTTCATCGACAACCTGCCGGGGCTGCCGGACAACCTGAGCTTCAATGGCGCCGGGCGTTTCTGGGTGGCCCTGTACGCACCGCGCAACCCGTTGCTCGATGCCACCGCGCCCTACCCCTTCGTGCGCAAGATGCTGGTGCGGGCGATGACGGTATTGCCCAAGCCGGTGGAGAAACGCGGCTTCGTGCTGGGCCTGGATACCCAGGGCCAGGTGATCGCCAACCTGCAGGATGGCAGCAGCGGCAACTACTCGCCGATCACCACGGTGCGCGAATATGGCGATGCCTTGTACCTGGGGTCGCTGACGGCCAGGCACATGGCCCGGTTGTCGTTGAAGGAGGCGCTGGCGCCTTGAGGCTGGGGGCGTTGCAGCTTGGGGTGGGGACAGCCCAGCGGGCGTCTGGGCGGCTATGCCGCCCAGCGGGAGCAAGCTCCCTCGCCACAACAAGCGCCTTGCTACTGCGAGCGTCTTTGTTACAGGGGGGTCAGGAACCGGCGGTGAGTTTCCCGGCGATCTCATCCTTGATCAGCAGGCGTTTTTCCTTGAGTTTCTTCAGTTCGTCGTCTGCGGCAGCGGCAGCTTCGGCCTTGAGCACCTGATCGTCGATGCTGGTGTATTTGTCGAACAGCGCATTCAGGTGGGGGTCACTGGCCCGACGCTGTTGAATGTCTTCTTTACTGCAGCTCAGGTCCTGGTAAAGGTCGTGGGTCACCGGCATGGAACACCTCCGTGGTTGATCGGCAGCAAGGGCGTCATCACGCCCCCGCCGGTTATCAGAATGGCCTCGCCGGACCGGGTCTGTCGACCGCCAATCAGACCAGCGGTAACCGTTCGTCGCCACTTTTGCCCTGGATCAACGTCCGCCCAGCGCTTGGGCAAGAAAGGGCGCGGTACGGCTAGTGCGCTGCTTTGCCACCTGGTGCGGGGTGCCGCAGGCCACCAGGGTGCCGCCCTGGTCGCCGGCTCCAGGGCCGATATCGATCACCCAGTCGGCCTGGGCCACCACGCGCATTTCGTGCTCCACCACCACCAGGCTGTGCCCGGCGGCCACCAGTTTGTCCAGTTGCTCCAGCAGACGGTCCACATCCCGTGGGTGCAGGCCGGTGGTGGGCTCGTCCAGCACGTACAGGGTGGCGCCCCGGGCGGTGCGCTGCAGCTCGGTGGCCAGCTTGATGCGCTGCGCCTCACCGCCGGACAGCTCGGTGGCCGGCTGGCCCAGGCGCAGGTAATCCAGGCCGATGTCGCGCAGCACTTCCAGGGCGCGGCGGATGCCCGGTTGTTCGGAAAACACCGGCAAGGCCTGCTCGACACTCAATTGCAGCACCTGGGCGATGTTCAGGCCCTGCCAGGTCACGGCCAGGGTCTGGGGGTTGTAGCGCGCGCCATGGCAGGTCGGGCACCGGGCGAACACGCTGGGCATGAACAGCAGCTCGACGCTGACAAAGCCCTCGCCCTCGCAGGCCGGGCAACGGCCCTTGGCCACGTTGAAGGAAAACTGCCCGGCGTCGAAGCCCCGCTCCCGGGCCTCGTCGGTGGCGGCGAACAGCTTGCGCACCTGATCGAACAGCCCGGTGTAGGTCGCGAGATTGGAACGCGGGGTGCGGCCGATGGGTTTCTGGTCCACCTGCACCAGGCGCTTGATCTGCTCCATGCCGGCCACCACCCGCCCGCCGCTGCTGACCGGTGCGTCGTCCGCCAGGTCCAGCTCCGGCGCCTCATCGCTGGCCGAAGCCTTGCCCAGGTGCGCGCCCACCAGTTCCAGCAGGGCCTGGCTCACCAGGCTCGACTTGCCGGAACCGGAAACCCCGGTCACCGCGGTAAAGCAGCCCAGGGGAAACTCGGCGTCCAGCTCCTTGAGGTTGTTGCGGCTGATACCTTCCAGCCGCAGCCAGCCCCGGGGCGGGCGCGGGGTACGCCGGGCCGGGGCCTGCTCGGGAAACAGGTAGGCCCGGGTCTGGGACTGCGCCAC
The DNA window shown above is from Pseudomonas protegens CHA0 and carries:
- a CDS encoding SRPBCC family protein — encoded protein: MRETTQHFRQQYRAAVSPRYNPWLHGGFVLAYGLLCIGLLCSTLSQVQPLEWLAVPLALLFFNLCIYVVHRWLGHHKQRFARMFYARHTGDHHSFFAPGLMAYEGYRDWRVILFPAWLIVVHSLLFALPLWALLRLWNGNVAALFASCTLLGYLAYEVFHACEHLPANHPLARLPWVRQMRRLHELHHRRELMQERNFNIVLPLMDWLFGTLHWQPQEPPAVTSTPDEATPMTRMQHQVDIPRSAASTLAYAASSRLWPQWHPSSLKVEGAEGPLFAGQGFEEDIHAGGRSGHLSWTVEEYLPGHRWRASARGDHGLHLQVTYECQPLGAQHTRFVRTLEYGFDNLLMRLGNQLLFKRRIERESAASLLALCEMAQQAIPLPATEAPGRPS
- a CDS encoding SMP-30/gluconolactonase/LRE family protein: MNQIAPRRFSGLRIVLLVLLAVLAFLLLMPTRVQPVAWNPAPAPSLSQGPFAENQKLKAVQPVGARDIDGPEALLLEHEQLLSGLHDGRVIQSSLDGSALKVLVNTGGRPLGLARHPDGRLIIADAIKGLLALDSQGQLQTLSTEAKGLKFGFTDDVAVDAAGRYAYFSDATSRWGYGHDGEAVIEHGADGRLLRYDFQSGTTEVLLDRLEFANGIALGPDEAYVLVNETGAYRISRYWLKGDKAGSHDLFIDNLPGLPDNLSFNGAGRFWVALYAPRNPLLDATAPYPFVRKMLVRAMTVLPKPVEKRGFVLGLDTQGQVIANLQDGSSGNYSPITTVREYGDALYLGSLTARHMARLSLKEALAP
- a CDS encoding DUF465 domain-containing protein, which encodes MPVTHDLYQDLSCSKEDIQQRRASDPHLNALFDKYTSIDDQVLKAEAAAAADDELKKLKEKRLLIKDEIAGKLTAGS